The Halomonas sp. THAF5a genome segment TATCCGCCCCCGTGGCCACCGACTGCAAGGTCGCCGACCTCTCGCTCGCCGACTGGGGCCGCCGCGAGATCCGCATCGCCGAGACCGAGATGCCGGCGCTGATGACCCTGCGCGCGCAGTATCGCGACCGCCAGCCCCTGGCCGGCGCGCGCATCGCCGGCTGCATTCACATGACCATCCAGACCGCGGTGCTGATCGAGACCCTGGTGGACCTGGGCGCCACGGTGCGCTGGTCGTCGTGCAACATCTTCTCCACCCAGGATCACGCCGCCGCCGCCATCGCCGCCGCGGGCATCCCGGTGTTCGCCTGGAAGGGCGAGACCGAGGAGGCGTTCTGGTGGTGCATCGAGCAGACCGTGGAGGGGCCCGACGGCTGGACCCCCAACCTGGTGCTCGACGACGGCGGCGACCTGACGGCGCTGCTCCACGAGAAGCGCCCGGAGCTCCTGGACGCCATCCACGGTATCTCCGAGGAGACCACCACTGGCGTGCATCGCCTGCTGGAGATGCTGCGCGACGGCCAGCTCCGGGTGCCGGCGATCAACGTCAACGACGCCGTCACCAAGTCCAAGAACGACAACAAGTACGGCTGCCGCCACTCGCTCAACGACGCCATCAAGCGCGCCACCGACCACCTGCTGGCCGGCAAGCAGGCGCTGGTGGTGGGCTACGGCGACGTCGGCAAGGGCTCCGCCGCCTCGCTGCGCCAGGAGGGCATGATCGTGCGCATCGTCGAGATCGATCCGATCTGCGCCATGCAGGCCTGCATGGACGGCTTCGAGGTGGTCTCGCCCTACCGCGAGGGCATCAATCGGGGCGAGGCGAGCGTCGATGCCGAGCTGCTCGGCCGCATCGACCTGGTGGTGACCGCCACCGGCAATCTCCACGCCTGCGACGCCGCCATGCTCCGGGCCCTCAAGCGGGGCGCGGTGGTCTGCAACATCGGCCACTTCGACAGCGAGATCGACACCGCCTACATGCGCCGCCACTGGCACTGGGAGGAGGTGAAGCCCCAGGTGCACCAGATCTATCGCGACAGCACGCCGGGCCAGTTCGATCCCGACAGCCGCGACTACCTGATCCTGCTCGCCGAGGGGCGCCTGGTGAACCTCGGCAACGCCACCGGCCACCCCTCGCGGGTGATGGACGGCTCCTTCGCCAACCAGGTGCTGGCGCAGATCCACCTCTACGAGGGCCGCTTCGCCGAGCTGCCCGCGGGGGATCGCCACGACGCCCTCGGCGTCTCGGTGCTGCCCCGCCATCTCGACGAGGAGGTGGCGCGCTACATGGTCGAGGGCTTCGGCGGCGTGGTCACCCGCCTCACCGAGGAGCAGGCCGACTATACCGGCGTTCCCGTCGACGGCCCCTACAAGCCCGACGCCTACCGCTACTGAGAGCGCTCCGGGCGGCCTTCGGGGTCACGAGAGTCCGGCGACACGCATCATCAGCGTCAGGTAGAAGGGGATCAGCAGCGGCGCGGCCAGGGTGGTGATCAGCACCGCCAAGGCGCCCTTCTCCGGGGCGATGCCGAGCTCCATGGCCACCACTACCACGTTGGCGGCCATGGGCACCACGCCGACCAGCAGCAGCGCCAGGGCCAGCTCTCCCGGCAGCGGGACGAGCGCCTGGAGCCCCATCACCCCGGCGAGCGCCAGCAGCGGCCAGAAGGCGTAGCGGATCGCCAGGCAGACGCCGATGAAGCGCCAGTCGAGCTGGCGGATGTTCACCCGCCCCAGCGTCATGCCGATGATCATCATGCCGAGCAGGGTATAGGCGGCGGGGAAGGCCGCCAGGCCCTCCATCATCGCCTCGGGCAGGGTGATGTCGGCCCCGCTGACCAGCAGCGCGGCGAGGAAGGCGTAGATCAGCGGCAGCCGCACGATCTTGGCCAGGCTCTGCCGCACCGAGAACTGCCCCCGGGCGCTGAGGTAGAAGCCCACCGTGAACTCGTAGAGGGTCACCCCCAGCACGCCGAAGAGGTAGAGCGTCACCCCCTGGGGCGGCAGCAGCACCAGCGCCACCGGTAGGCCGAAGTAGCCGGTGTTGCCGGTGCCGGAGGAGAAGGCCAGAAGGGCGCTCTCCTGGGGCGCGAAGCCGTGCCGCGCTAGCCGGTGGACGAGCACGGCGATCAGGCTCGCCACCGTGAACAGCGCCGCGGTCAGCAGCAGGTAGTCGGGCGTGGGGCCGCCCTGGACCAGGCCGCGGAAGAAGGTCAGCGGGGCGATCAGGTAGATCAGCAGGGTGGCCACGGGGCGCGGGTCCACCGCCAGGCGGCGCGCGGCCAGCCAGCCCAGGGCGATGTAGGCGAGCAGGGTCCAGAGCGGACCCATCAGGGTGCCGGGATCGATCGAGGTCATGTCCGTCCTTGGCGCATGGCGGTATTGGCGCCTCTCTGTATGAAAGGGATTGATGTTGAGTCGCGTATCTTTCATTAGTCGGCGGATACGTCGGCGGTCAGAATAGCGGCAATATGCAACGCTTTCATGAGGTCCGCCGATGAGCACGCAGCAACACCCGCTGGGGATCAGCTTCGAGTTCTTCCCGCCCAACACCGACGCCGGGCGCGACAAGCTCCTCGGCGTCCGCGATGCCCTGGCCGAGCGCAAGCCGCGCTTCTTCTCGGTGACCTACGGCGCCGGGGGCTCCACCCAGGCGCGCACCCTGGACACCGTCAGCCGGGTGCGTGCGTCGGGCATCACTACCGCGCCGCACCTCTCCTGCATCGGCAGCGACAAGGGCGCGCTGCGCGAGCTGCTGGCCCAGTACCGGGAGGATGGCATCGACAGCCTGGTGGCCCTGCGCGGCGACCTGCCCTCGGGCATGGGCGGCATCGGCGAGCTGCGCTACGCCAACGAGCTGGTCGAGTTCATCCGCGAGGAGACCGGCGACCACTTCGAGATCGCCGTGGCCGCCTACCCCGAGTCCCACCCCCAGGCGCCCAGCTTCGAGCGCGACCTTGAGAACTTCGCGCGCAAGATGAAGGCCGGCGCCAACCTCGCCATCACCCAGTACTTCTTCACCGCCGACGCCTACTTCCACTTCGTCGAGCGGGCCCGCGCCCTGGGCGTCGAGGCACCCATCGTGCCGGGCATCATGCCGATCACCAACTACGCCAAGCTGGCGCGTTTCTCCGACGCCTGCGGCGCCGAGATCCCGCGCTGGATCCGCAAGCAGCTCGAGGCGTATGGCGACGACAGCGAGGCGATCGCCGCCTTCGGCGAGGAGGTGGTCTCGCGGCTCTGCCAGCGCCTGCTGGACGGCGGTGCGCCCGGGCTGCACTTCTATACCCTGAACCAGGCGGCGCCCTGCCTGCGCATCCTCGACAATATCACCGGCTGAGTGAATCGCAGCACGACCGATGCCGCCATGCCGCAACGCAACGGGCCCCGCCACTGGCGGGGCCCGTTGCGTTCAGGGGCGCTGCATCCCCCCCTCAGCCGGTGGCGACGGCCTTGTCGCCGCCGTGGCGGCCGCGCTGCAGGAAGAACATCAGCGCGCCGATGGCGAGGCCGGCGACGTCGGAGTAGAGGCCGCCGTAGATCATGCAGACGGCGCCGACCAGCATCACCAGTCGCTGCCAGGCCTTGACCGGCCCGAAGAACCAGGCCTGCACGGTGGCGGCCAGCAGCACGATGCCCAGCGTCGCGGTCACGCCCACGCGCAGGATCTGCAGCCAGGAGCCCTCCATCAGCATCGCCGGGCTGTAGAAGAACATGAAGGGCACGATGAAGGCCGCCAGGCCGATCTTGAACGAGGCCACCGAGGTGCCCATGGCGTTGTCCCCGGAGATACCCGCCGCCGCGTAGGAGGCCAGCGCCACCGGCGGGGTGATCGCCGAGACCACCGCGAAGTAGAACACGAAGAAGTGCGCCACCAGCGGCTCGATGCCGATGTTGATCAGGCCCGGGGCGACCACCGAGGCGGCCACCGCGTAGGCGGCGGTGGTCGGCATGCCCATGCCCAGCAGGATCGAGATCAGCATGGCGAAGACCAGCGCCAGCAGCTGGCTGACGCCGGCGAGGCCGAGCAGCAGCGACGAGAAGCGCGCGCCGACCCCGGTCAGCGAGATCACCCCGACGATCAGGCCGGCGCAGGCACACACGGCGATGATCTGGATGGCCATGGTGCCGGCCAGCTGCAGCGCCCGCAGGATCGCCGCGACGCCCATCTTGTGGGGCGAGAGCCAGCTGACGATGGCCGCCGAGGCGGTGGCCAGGGTGCCGGCGCGGATCACCGAGTAGCCCATGAAGAGCGCGGCGATCAGGATGATGATCGGCGCGAACAGGTAGACCTGCTTGATCAGCTTCGAGAAGAGCGGGATCTCCTCCTTGCGCATCCCGCGCATGCCCTTGCGGGTCGCCTCGAAGTCGACCATGCAGTAGATCGACAGGAAGTAGAGGATGGCGGGGATCAGCGCCGCCACGGCGATCTCGGTATAGGGGATGCCGGTGATCTCGGCCATGATGAAGGCGCCGGCGCCCATGATCGGCGGCATGATCTGCCCCCCGGTGGAGGCGGCGGCCTCGATGGCGCCGGCGCTCCTCGCCGGGTAGCCCACCTTCTTCATCAGCGGGATGGTCAGCGAGCCGGTGGAGACCACGTTGCCGGCGCTGGTGCCGTTGATCATGCCCATCAGGCCCGAGGCGAAGATCGACACCTTGGCGGGACCGCCACGGGCCCGACCGGCGGCGGCGAAGGCGAAGTTGACGAAGTAGTCGCCCACCTTCGAGGCCTGCAGGAAGGCGGCGAAGATGATGAACAGGATGATGTAGGTCGAGGAGACGGCGGTGGTCGGCCCGAGGATGCCGGCGTCGGTGTAGACCTGGCTGAAGAAGCGGCCCACCGAGAGCCCGGGGTAGCCGAGGAAGCCCGGCAGCCAGGGGCCGGCGAAGACGTAGACCAGGAAGATCGCGGAGATCACCACCAGCGCCAGGCCGGCGACGCGGCGCGTCAGCTCGAGGATCAGCAGCGAGCCGGCGATGGCGGCGTAGGAGATGCCCATGGGCGCGAAGGAGGTGCCGGTGGCGGCGCGCAGGGGGCTGTTGAACATCACCAGCAGGTAGCCGGCCACGGCCAGGGCGCAGACCATCAGCACCAGGTCGGCCGGCGACAGGCGATCGCGGAACTGGCGATAGCTCCAGGAGAGCAGGATGCCGGCCACGGTGGCCAGTATCAGCGGATAGCCGAAGTGCCAGGTCTCGATCGCCGGGTCGATGCGCATGGCGCCGCCGCTCATCGCCTGGTACATCATCACCACGCGCACCAGGGCGTAGACCGCCGGGGCCAGCAGCGCCCAGCTCACCCAGGCGAGCCAGGCGGGAGAGGGGCGATGGGTCTCGTCGGCGAAGCGCGTGCCGGCATAGAGGCCGTAGCCGAGCACCAGCGCGCCGGCGATGTGCACGATGCGAAACGACCAGGTCTCCAGCGGATAGACGTTGAGCGAGATCAGATGAAAGCCGGAGTAGGCGATGGCCAGGGCACCGAAGAGCAGCCACTGCCAGCCGGTATAGAGGCGCCGGTTGGACTCCACGGCGACGTCGTCGACGCCCTCGGCGTTGACCGTCTCGACGACGTCGTCCTGGGGCGCGTCGTCACGGGATTCGGGGGTATGGGACATGGGTGGCACCCTTGGGGGGTTGTCGGAGGAGCAGAGGGAGCCCTCCCCCGCCGCGCGGCGGGGGAGGGTCGGGTCAGCGGATCAGCGCTTCAGCTCGGCCGGGATCTCGTAACCGTTCTCCTCGTACCAGCGCACGGCGCCCGGGTGGAAGGGCAGCACGGTGTTGTACTGGAGGTTCTCCGGCACGCTGGTCGCGGCGCTGCGGTGCACGTCGCGCATGCGGTCGTTGTTCTCCAGGCTCAGCTTGGTGACCTCGTAGACGAAGTCCTCCGGCAGGTCGCAGTTGGCGATGGTGAAGTTCCACATGGAGACGGCGCGGGCATCCTCCTCGAGTGTCTGGTAGGTGCTGGCCGGGATCTGGAACGCAGAGACCGGGAAGTCCTCGAGCACCTTCTGCTGCTCCTCCTCGGTGAACTCGATGATGTTGACGTCGGTCTGCACCTCGAGCTGGCTGACGGCCGGGATCGGGATGCCGGCGGCGAAGGCGATGACGTCGATCAGGCCGTCCTGCAGCTGGCCGCCGAGGTCGGACCAGCCGCCGTTGCGGCGATCGAACTCCACCCCCAGGTCCTCCAGGATGGCGGGGAAGTAGGTGTCGGACGTCGAGGCGGCCGGGCCGAAGCCGATGCGCGCGCCGTCCGGGATCTCCTCGATCGAGGTGATGCCGCTGTCGGCCAGCGCAGTGATCGAGAAGGGCGTCTCGTACATCGGGAAGAGCGCACAGACGTTGTCCATGGCCATGCCCGGGGCGAGCGGGCTCTCGCCGGCCAGCGCCTCGGCGGCCGGGCCCATGGTGGTCAGGCCCAGGGCGATGTCGCCGCTGTGCACCAGCGCCATGTTCTGGGTCGGGCCGCCGGTGACCTCGCCGCCGCCGGAGATGCCGAGCTCGTCGGCGATCAGGTTGGCCCAGCCTGAGCCGTAGACGAAGTAGGTGCCGCCCTGGCTGGCGGTGCCGACGGTGAAGCTCTCGGGCCAGTCGCTGCGATCCTGGGCCGCAGCCGAGGCGGCGACCAGCAGGGTGCCGGCCAGCGTACCGGCCAGAGTGCCGACGAGGGTCCGTGAGGTGGCGTTGCGCATGGCGTATCTCCTGTTTGGCGTTGCTCTTGTTGAGTGCCCGGGCGTTCTCGCCCGGTGCTGCATGCCGTCGGCCCCAGTATGGTCGGCGGTTCGGGGACCTGCCGTGAGTCGTACCGGAGTGGCATCAACGCCCCGGTAGAGGCAAGCGCCGTGCCCTTCGAGGATTATCCCTTTTGATTCAAAAGGTTATAAATATCTTCTTCGACCTTGGTCGACATGGGGGCGTCGCCTCGGGGCCGGGATCCCGCACGGGGCGGGCGTCGCGGTGTGCGGATATCCGCACAGCGGGCGCGGTGTGGCGGCGTCAGGCCGCCACGGCGGGGGGCGAGGCCAGGGCGGCGGTCAGCCGGCTGGCCTGGTGGAGGTCGTTCATCAGCGAGGAGGCGAGCCAGGGATCCAGGCGCTGGTGGCGCAGCCGTTCGGCCAGCTCGTGCTGCCAATGGCGGCGCACCTCCTCGAGGGGCGCGCCGATGTCGGCCGCGGTCGGGTCGTTGGCCAGCCGGTTGAGGCCCTCGGCGACGGCCAGGCGCAGGTCGTCATGGGCCTCGCGCAGGGGGCTTGTCGCCGCGGCATGGCGCAGCAGGCTGCGCTGCAGCACCTCGCCGAAGCGTACCGCCTCGACCAGTCGCAGCGTGCGGGCGTAGAGGGCCTCGAGGCGCGCCTCCTGGGTCTCGGTGAGGGGCATGTCGATGCGCGAGTAGAAGTCGAGGATCTCGGCCATCAGCGGCTTGATGCGCTCGTGGTAGCGGGTGTTGACCGGCGGCCAGGCCTCGGGATCGATGGGGGCCTTGATCACCGCGCGGCTGGGCGGGTGGCCGGTCACCTCGCCGCTCGGCACCAGCAGCGCCGCGGCGAGCAGGTGGTAGGTGCGCCGCTCCAGGCGCCGACACTCCTGGGCGATGGCGGCCAGCGCCGTGTCGGCGTGCTGCAGGGCCGTGGCGTCCAGGTAGCGCGCCTGGGAGGGGGGCAGCCGCGCGGGCCCCGGGAAGAGGCGCTCCAGGCGCGCCGCGAGCCGCGGGATGACGGGCAGCATCAGCGCGATGCCGAGCCCGTTGAAGAGGGTGTGGAAGAGCGCCAGCTTGAGCGGCCAGGCATCGGGAGCGAGCCCGATCAGTGCGGCGATGCGGTCCACCAGGCCGGCCATCGGCAGCAGCAGCGCCAGGGCCACGGCCGCGGTGACCAGGTTGAAGATCACGTGGGCCCCG includes the following:
- the ahcY gene encoding adenosylhomocysteinase — encoded protein: MNHPAVSAPVATDCKVADLSLADWGRREIRIAETEMPALMTLRAQYRDRQPLAGARIAGCIHMTIQTAVLIETLVDLGATVRWSSCNIFSTQDHAAAAIAAAGIPVFAWKGETEEAFWWCIEQTVEGPDGWTPNLVLDDGGDLTALLHEKRPELLDAIHGISEETTTGVHRLLEMLRDGQLRVPAINVNDAVTKSKNDNKYGCRHSLNDAIKRATDHLLAGKQALVVGYGDVGKGSAASLRQEGMIVRIVEIDPICAMQACMDGFEVVSPYREGINRGEASVDAELLGRIDLVVTATGNLHACDAAMLRALKRGAVVCNIGHFDSEIDTAYMRRHWHWEEVKPQVHQIYRDSTPGQFDPDSRDYLILLAEGRLVNLGNATGHPSRVMDGSFANQVLAQIHLYEGRFAELPAGDRHDALGVSVLPRHLDEEVARYMVEGFGGVVTRLTEEQADYTGVPVDGPYKPDAYRY
- a CDS encoding AEC family transporter, whose amino-acid sequence is MTSIDPGTLMGPLWTLLAYIALGWLAARRLAVDPRPVATLLIYLIAPLTFFRGLVQGGPTPDYLLLTAALFTVASLIAVLVHRLARHGFAPQESALLAFSSGTGNTGYFGLPVALVLLPPQGVTLYLFGVLGVTLYEFTVGFYLSARGQFSVRQSLAKIVRLPLIYAFLAALLVSGADITLPEAMMEGLAAFPAAYTLLGMMIIGMTLGRVNIRQLDWRFIGVCLAIRYAFWPLLALAGVMGLQALVPLPGELALALLLVGVVPMAANVVVVAMELGIAPEKGALAVLITTLAAPLLIPFYLTLMMRVAGLS
- the metF gene encoding methylenetetrahydrofolate reductase [NAD(P)H] is translated as MSTQQHPLGISFEFFPPNTDAGRDKLLGVRDALAERKPRFFSVTYGAGGSTQARTLDTVSRVRASGITTAPHLSCIGSDKGALRELLAQYREDGIDSLVALRGDLPSGMGGIGELRYANELVEFIREETGDHFEIAVAAYPESHPQAPSFERDLENFARKMKAGANLAITQYFFTADAYFHFVERARALGVEAPIVPGIMPITNYAKLARFSDACGAEIPRWIRKQLEAYGDDSEAIAAFGEEVVSRLCQRLLDGGAPGLHFYTLNQAAPCLRILDNITG
- a CDS encoding TRAP transporter permease codes for the protein MSHTPESRDDAPQDDVVETVNAEGVDDVAVESNRRLYTGWQWLLFGALAIAYSGFHLISLNVYPLETWSFRIVHIAGALVLGYGLYAGTRFADETHRPSPAWLAWVSWALLAPAVYALVRVVMMYQAMSGGAMRIDPAIETWHFGYPLILATVAGILLSWSYRQFRDRLSPADLVLMVCALAVAGYLLVMFNSPLRAATGTSFAPMGISYAAIAGSLLILELTRRVAGLALVVISAIFLVYVFAGPWLPGFLGYPGLSVGRFFSQVYTDAGILGPTTAVSSTYIILFIIFAAFLQASKVGDYFVNFAFAAAGRARGGPAKVSIFASGLMGMINGTSAGNVVSTGSLTIPLMKKVGYPARSAGAIEAAASTGGQIMPPIMGAGAFIMAEITGIPYTEIAVAALIPAILYFLSIYCMVDFEATRKGMRGMRKEEIPLFSKLIKQVYLFAPIIILIAALFMGYSVIRAGTLATASAAIVSWLSPHKMGVAAILRALQLAGTMAIQIIAVCACAGLIVGVISLTGVGARFSSLLLGLAGVSQLLALVFAMLISILLGMGMPTTAAYAVAASVVAPGLINIGIEPLVAHFFVFYFAVVSAITPPVALASYAAAGISGDNAMGTSVASFKIGLAAFIVPFMFFYSPAMLMEGSWLQILRVGVTATLGIVLLAATVQAWFFGPVKAWQRLVMLVGAVCMIYGGLYSDVAGLAIGALMFFLQRGRHGGDKAVATG
- a CDS encoding TAXI family TRAP transporter solute-binding subunit; the protein is MRNATSRTLVGTLAGTLAGTLLVAASAAAQDRSDWPESFTVGTASQGGTYFVYGSGWANLIADELGISGGGEVTGGPTQNMALVHSGDIALGLTTMGPAAEALAGESPLAPGMAMDNVCALFPMYETPFSITALADSGITSIEEIPDGARIGFGPAASTSDTYFPAILEDLGVEFDRRNGGWSDLGGQLQDGLIDVIAFAAGIPIPAVSQLEVQTDVNIIEFTEEEQQKVLEDFPVSAFQIPASTYQTLEEDARAVSMWNFTIANCDLPEDFVYEVTKLSLENNDRMRDVHRSAATSVPENLQYNTVLPFHPGAVRWYEENGYEIPAELKR
- a CDS encoding Na/Pi cotransporter family protein, whose product is MIQGASAALTARRPMLELLGLATAAALLVARLDIATLAAGLGLFLWGMTHLEEAIKRLSGGTLDRWLHAATRRTSRAIAVGALATALVQSSSLVTLLAMSFVGAGLVALPAGIALLFGANLGTTTGAWLIAGLGLKASLAQYAMPLLALGLLGSRLLQGSRAGLAGLLLGVGLLLLGIDFMKLGFESWQDGLTLDGLAGGRLWHWPLLVLFGVTATVVMQSSHATLLITLTALASGQLPYLPALAIAIGANIGTTVTAVIGAFGASTAGRRLAGAHVIFNLVTAAVALALLLPMAGLVDRIAALIGLAPDAWPLKLALFHTLFNGLGIALMLPVIPRLAARLERLFPGPARLPPSQARYLDATALQHADTALAAIAQECRRLERRTYHLLAAALLVPSGEVTGHPPSRAVIKAPIDPEAWPPVNTRYHERIKPLMAEILDFYSRIDMPLTETQEARLEALYARTLRLVEAVRFGEVLQRSLLRHAAATSPLREAHDDLRLAVAEGLNRLANDPTAADIGAPLEEVRRHWQHELAERLRHQRLDPWLASSLMNDLHQASRLTAALASPPAVAA